In a single window of the Flavivirga spongiicola genome:
- the lpxB gene encoding lipid-A-disaccharide synthase: MKYYILAGEASGDLHGSNLIKALLKEDVNADIRFWGGDLMQAAGGTLVKHYKERAFMGFTEVIMNLFKIFKLISFCKSDIKTFNPDVVVFIDNSGFNLRIAKWAKQHHFRTNYYVSPQVWASRAGRVKAIKRDIDAMYVILPFVKPFYKKYDYDATFVGHPLIDAITDREQIDEFTFREAHNLGDKPIIALLPGSRKQEIIKMLSVMLSLVDLYPNYQFVIAGAPSQDYSFYETFIKSYDVKFISNKTYDLLSLSTAALVTSGTATLETALFKVPQVVCYKGSALSYQIAKRIITLKFISLVNLVMDKEVITELIQNDFNKKRLKQELDKILNPDTRHKLFLEYYELEQTLGGKGASEKTAKLIYDGIKV; this comes from the coding sequence ATGAAATATTACATTTTAGCAGGAGAAGCTTCAGGTGATTTACATGGTTCTAACCTAATAAAAGCTTTACTAAAAGAAGATGTTAACGCCGACATTAGGTTTTGGGGTGGTGATCTTATGCAAGCCGCCGGTGGTACTTTAGTAAAACACTATAAAGAACGTGCGTTCATGGGTTTTACCGAAGTTATCATGAACCTCTTTAAAATTTTTAAACTTATTTCGTTTTGTAAAAGCGATATTAAAACCTTTAATCCTGATGTTGTTGTTTTTATTGATAACTCCGGTTTTAATTTACGCATAGCCAAATGGGCAAAACAACACCATTTTAGAACTAATTATTATGTTTCCCCTCAAGTTTGGGCATCAAGAGCTGGTAGAGTAAAGGCTATTAAACGTGATATTGACGCTATGTATGTTATTCTACCTTTTGTAAAACCTTTTTACAAAAAGTATGATTATGATGCCACGTTTGTTGGACATCCATTAATTGATGCTATTACAGATCGTGAGCAGATTGATGAATTTACATTTAGAGAAGCTCATAACTTGGGAGACAAACCAATTATTGCATTATTACCAGGAAGCCGAAAACAAGAAATAATAAAAATGCTTTCAGTTATGTTAAGCCTGGTTGACCTTTATCCAAATTATCAGTTTGTAATTGCTGGAGCACCAAGTCAAGACTATAGCTTTTATGAAACTTTTATAAAATCATACGATGTTAAATTCATTTCCAATAAAACATATGATTTGTTAAGTCTTTCAACTGCTGCGTTGGTTACATCTGGAACGGCAACTTTAGAAACGGCTTTGTTTAAAGTACCTCAAGTAGTTTGTTATAAAGGAAGTGCGCTTTCTTATCAAATAGCAAAAAGAATCATCACTTTAAAGTTTATTTCGTTAGTTAATTTAGTCATGGACAAAGAAGTGATTACTGAACTTATTCAAAATGATTTCAATAAAAAAAGACTTAAGCAAGAACTAGACAAAATTTTAAATCCTGATACTCGCCACAAATTATTTTTAGAGTATTATGAATTGGAACAAACTTTAGGCGGCAAGGGGGCCAGTGAAAAAACTGCTAAGTTGATTTATGATGGGATAAAGGTGTAA
- the surE gene encoding 5'/3'-nucleotidase SurE — MTERPLILVTNDDGINAPGIRALISIMNAIGEVVVVAPDSPQSGMGHAITLDSTLYAERVYMDDGPQIEYSCSGTPADCVKLAIRELLDRKPDLCVSGINHGSNSSINVIYSGTMSAAIEAGIEGIPAVGFSLLDYTWNANFEASKDYVKTITEQILNNSLPNGIVLNVNIPNILKNAIKGIKICRQAKANWVEEFDKRKNPQGKDYYWLSGKFVNLDGGEDTDEWALEQGYVSLVPVQFDLTAHKFIKNLNTWNLND, encoded by the coding sequence ATGACAGAAAGACCTCTTATACTAGTTACAAACGACGACGGCATAAATGCGCCCGGAATTAGAGCATTAATTTCTATCATGAATGCCATTGGCGAGGTTGTGGTTGTTGCTCCTGACAGTCCTCAAAGTGGTATGGGACATGCTATCACTTTAGACTCGACACTTTATGCTGAGCGCGTTTATATGGACGATGGTCCACAAATTGAATACAGTTGTTCTGGAACACCTGCTGATTGTGTAAAGCTTGCTATTAGAGAATTGTTAGATCGAAAACCAGACCTTTGTGTTTCTGGTATTAATCACGGCTCTAATTCGTCTATAAATGTTATTTATTCTGGCACTATGAGTGCTGCCATTGAAGCTGGTATTGAAGGTATTCCTGCAGTTGGTTTTTCTTTACTTGATTATACTTGGAATGCTAATTTTGAGGCATCGAAAGATTATGTAAAAACGATTACCGAACAGATTTTAAATAATAGTTTACCAAACGGTATTGTACTAAATGTCAATATCCCTAATATTTTAAAAAATGCCATAAAAGGTATTAAAATCTGTAGACAGGCAAAAGCAAATTGGGTAGAAGAATTTGACAAACGTAAAAACCCACAAGGAAAAGACTACTATTGGCTTTCTGGGAAATTTGTTAATTTAGATGGAGGTGAAGATACAGATGAGTGGGCTTTAGAACAAGGTTATGTTTCTCTAGTACCCGTACAATTTGATTTAACAGCACATAAATTTATTAAAAATTTAAATACATGGAATTTAAATGATTAA
- a CDS encoding carboxy terminal-processing peptidase gives MKRNYKILSLLLLLAFGSCSFTTKKFSNPDKDKLLIQIITFVLEQGHFDPIAMNDEFSAELFSDYIEILDPVKRYFYESDYRDFEKYKYFLDNQLKATEITFFNVVNERMLKRIEEAKGIYKEVLSEPFDYSIDEVFDTDYDNSSFAKNKKEMKERWRKQLKFSTLSNYDDLITQEKLAKEKDGSYVMKTESQIEKEAREATLKSIDIYFNDNVEDLQREDWFAIYVNTIVEEFDPHTYYLAPRGKEDFDQRMSGKLEGIGARLQKRMDYIKIVGLISGGPAWRSNELEVEDVILKVKQEDEEFPVNIVGMRINDAIKYIKGPKGTKVTLTVKKVDGSVKDIVITRDVVELVETFAKSSIVNKGNKKFGVINLPAFYVDFKDYKNINAAKDVKNEIERLKSEGMEGLVLDLRNNGGGSLPAVVDMAGLFIKEGPVVQVRSTGEAKEVLKDMDKSITWDGPLVILVNEISASASEIMAAAMQDYKRAIIIGSKQTYGKGTVQNVINLNNMLRNNTSGDLGALALTTQKYYRINGGSVQLEGVKSDVKVPGRFSFIDVGEKDKENPLPWDEIDAAEYTPWEYYFDYNETVKRSKERMVNNEQLKLIEENAKWVKTKIDDRIFSLNYKTYRAQLDLNEEEAKKFDAIAEYQTNLTFQSHSYEKSLFKDDTTDLKEKRVRWHKSLSQDVYIEEALNVLEDLKMSYPIKKVASTVRK, from the coding sequence ATGAAAAGGAACTATAAAATTTTGTCGCTTTTATTATTATTAGCTTTTGGATCATGCAGTTTTACCACGAAAAAATTCAGTAACCCAGATAAAGATAAATTACTAATTCAAATTATAACATTTGTTTTAGAGCAGGGTCACTTTGATCCTATAGCTATGAATGACGAATTTTCTGCCGAATTGTTTTCAGATTATATAGAAATTCTAGATCCGGTAAAACGTTATTTCTATGAATCTGATTATAGGGATTTTGAAAAGTATAAATATTTTCTTGATAATCAACTTAAAGCTACAGAGATTACATTCTTTAATGTCGTAAACGAACGCATGCTAAAGCGTATAGAAGAAGCAAAGGGAATTTATAAAGAAGTTTTATCAGAGCCTTTTGATTATTCAATAGATGAAGTATTTGACACAGATTATGATAATAGTTCGTTTGCAAAAAATAAAAAAGAAATGAAGGAGCGTTGGAGGAAACAACTTAAGTTCTCAACGCTTTCTAATTACGACGATTTAATTACACAAGAAAAATTAGCAAAAGAAAAAGATGGATCTTATGTCATGAAGACGGAAAGCCAAATTGAAAAAGAAGCTCGTGAAGCCACTTTAAAATCTATCGATATCTATTTTAATGATAATGTTGAAGATTTACAACGTGAAGATTGGTTCGCTATTTATGTTAATACCATTGTAGAAGAGTTCGATCCACACACCTATTATTTGGCACCTAGAGGTAAAGAAGATTTTGACCAACGTATGTCCGGTAAACTAGAAGGTATCGGAGCCAGGTTGCAAAAAAGGATGGATTACATAAAAATAGTAGGGCTTATTTCTGGAGGTCCGGCTTGGAGAAGTAATGAACTTGAAGTTGAAGATGTTATTTTAAAAGTAAAGCAGGAAGATGAAGAATTTCCTGTGAATATTGTAGGTATGCGTATAAACGATGCCATAAAATATATAAAAGGTCCAAAAGGAACTAAAGTGACATTAACTGTGAAAAAAGTAGACGGAAGTGTTAAGGATATTGTAATCACAAGAGATGTTGTAGAATTAGTTGAAACTTTTGCTAAATCTTCAATAGTAAACAAAGGCAACAAAAAATTTGGAGTGATTAATTTACCTGCTTTTTATGTAGATTTTAAAGATTATAAAAATATAAATGCTGCCAAAGATGTAAAAAATGAAATCGAACGTTTAAAATCTGAAGGAATGGAAGGTTTAGTTTTAGATTTACGTAACAATGGAGGTGGTTCATTGCCAGCGGTTGTAGATATGGCCGGTTTATTTATAAAAGAAGGTCCTGTGGTGCAAGTGCGTTCTACTGGTGAAGCTAAAGAGGTTTTAAAAGATATGGACAAGTCTATTACTTGGGATGGTCCTCTGGTTATTTTGGTTAATGAAATATCAGCATCTGCTTCCGAAATTATGGCTGCTGCCATGCAAGATTATAAGCGTGCTATCATTATAGGAAGTAAACAAACCTATGGAAAAGGAACCGTTCAAAATGTTATTAACTTAAATAACATGCTTAGAAATAATACTAGTGGAGATTTAGGAGCCTTAGCTTTAACAACCCAAAAATATTATAGAATTAATGGAGGTTCAGTGCAACTTGAAGGCGTTAAAAGTGATGTAAAAGTACCGGGGCGTTTTAGTTTTATTGATGTTGGTGAAAAAGATAAAGAAAACCCACTGCCATGGGATGAAATTGATGCTGCGGAATATACGCCTTGGGAATATTATTTTGATTACAATGAAACTGTAAAAAGGAGTAAAGAGCGTATGGTAAATAATGAACAATTAAAGCTTATTGAGGAAAATGCTAAATGGGTAAAGACTAAAATTGATGATAGAATTTTTTCATTAAATTATAAAACATATAGAGCGCAGTTAGATCTAAATGAAGAAGAGGCTAAAAAATTTGATGCCATAGCCGAGTACCAAACAAATTTAACTTTCCAATCTCATAGTTATGAGAAATCACTTTTTAAAGATGATACAACAGACTTGAAAGAAAAGCGCGTACGTTGGCACAAGAGTTTGAGTCAGGATGTTTATATTGAAGAAGCGCTTAATGTGTTAGAAGATTTAAAAATGTCGTACCCTATTAAAAAAGTAGCGTCTACAGTAAGAAAATAA
- a CDS encoding ABC transporter permease translates to MSHKSSSLKQLALQKFKKNFWGVFSFCFIVFVGLVSVFAYVFAPDDSQFANQMHLSIHSKKPGFKVEMLTIPSQLETNQSWANKIFFGKKNTDTEIPISEYSIKEGLLMYKEYASDGLEGVEKTISLNAFPNNKVDHYIKEKSFLFGTDKYGRDLLSRVLVGARISFFIGFVAVFISLLIGVFMGSIAGYFGGKVDAVIMWIINVTWSIPTLLLVIAITLALGKGFWQVFIAVGLTMWVEVARIVRGQIISAKEMQYVTAARALGFNDFRIITKHILPNIMAPVIVISAANFAGAILIESGLSFLGIGAQPPMASWGAMIKDHYNYIILGKPYLAIIPGLCIMSLVMAFMLIGNALRDALDVKG, encoded by the coding sequence ATGAGTCATAAATCAAGCTCATTAAAACAATTAGCGCTCCAAAAGTTTAAAAAGAACTTTTGGGGCGTTTTTAGTTTTTGCTTTATTGTATTTGTTGGTTTGGTATCTGTATTTGCTTATGTTTTTGCACCCGATGATTCGCAGTTTGCTAACCAAATGCACTTATCAATCCACTCTAAAAAGCCCGGTTTTAAAGTTGAAATGTTGACGATTCCGTCTCAATTAGAAACCAATCAAAGTTGGGCAAATAAAATTTTCTTTGGAAAGAAAAATACCGATACCGAGATTCCCATTTCAGAATATTCAATTAAAGAAGGTTTGCTGATGTACAAAGAATATGCCTCTGATGGATTAGAAGGGGTTGAAAAAACAATTTCATTAAATGCCTTTCCGAATAATAAAGTGGATCATTATATAAAAGAAAAATCCTTTCTTTTTGGTACAGATAAATATGGAAGAGATTTATTAAGTCGTGTATTGGTAGGTGCTAGAATATCTTTTTTTATAGGGTTTGTAGCGGTTTTTATTTCGCTGCTCATAGGTGTTTTTATGGGGAGTATAGCGGGTTATTTTGGAGGAAAAGTAGATGCGGTTATTATGTGGATTATTAACGTCACATGGTCTATTCCAACTTTACTGCTCGTTATTGCTATTACCTTAGCTTTAGGAAAAGGTTTTTGGCAAGTATTCATAGCAGTTGGACTTACCATGTGGGTCGAGGTGGCTAGAATTGTACGCGGACAAATAATTAGTGCTAAAGAAATGCAATATGTAACAGCTGCAAGAGCTTTGGGGTTTAATGATTTTAGAATTATTACCAAGCACATTTTACCCAATATTATGGCACCGGTTATTGTTATTTCGGCAGCTAATTTTGCAGGTGCTATTTTAATAGAAAGCGGACTTAGTTTTTTAGGTATTGGAGCGCAACCGCCTATGGCAAGTTGGGGAGCCATGATTAAAGACCACTACAATTATATTATACTGGGTAAGCCTTATTTGGCCATTATACCGGGGCTTTGTATTATGAGTTTGGTTATGGCGTTTATGCTTATTGGTAATGCGCTTAGGGATGCTTTGGATGTTAAAGGGTAA
- a CDS encoding 3-keto-disaccharide hydrolase, which translates to MKKKLIIAVIGFIVTVNSHAQNTSLFNGKNLDGWKVYGTEKWYVENGDLVCESGKDKAYGYLGTKKHYKDFILTLEFKQWSNGNSGVFIRSTLNGTKIKGWQVEVAPKGKHTGGVYESYGRGWLIKPEAEKENVLKEGEWNTMKIIVKGSKLTSWLNGTKMISLDDEKIGKGEGGIALQIHSGGNVKLSWKNIKIKEL; encoded by the coding sequence ATGAAAAAAAAATTAATTATAGCTGTAATTGGCTTTATAGTAACAGTTAATTCTCATGCTCAAAACACTTCATTATTTAATGGAAAAAATTTAGACGGATGGAAAGTTTATGGCACAGAAAAATGGTATGTTGAAAATGGTGATTTGGTGTGTGAAAGCGGAAAAGATAAAGCTTATGGCTATTTAGGCACAAAAAAGCATTATAAAGACTTTATTTTAACCTTAGAATTTAAACAATGGAGTAACGGCAATAGCGGTGTCTTTATTAGATCGACCCTTAATGGCACAAAAATAAAAGGTTGGCAGGTAGAAGTAGCTCCAAAAGGAAAGCACACTGGCGGCGTATACGAATCTTATGGGCGCGGATGGTTAATAAAACCTGAAGCCGAAAAAGAAAACGTACTTAAAGAAGGCGAATGGAATACAATGAAAATTATAGTCAAAGGCTCAAAATTAACTTCGTGGCTTAATGGCACAAAAATGATTTCTCTAGATGATGAAAAAATAGGTAAAGGAGAAGGGGGCATAGCTTTACAAATTCATAGTGGTGGAAATGTTAAACTAAGTTGGAAAAATATAAAAATTAAAGAGCTTTAA
- the yihA gene encoding ribosome biogenesis GTP-binding protein YihA/YsxC, with product MKIKSAEFIMSNSDVAKCPKSMLPEYAFIGRSNVGKSSLINMLTSRKSLAKTSGRPGKTQLINHFLINKNWHLVDLPGYGYARVSKSSKKIFQKFITQYFGLREQLVTAFVLVDIRHNPQPIDLEFMQWLGENGIPFSIIFTKADKLKPKAIDNHVEAYKAILLETWEDMPNYFITSSSKSIGKKDILEYIHELNINMDLN from the coding sequence ATGAAGATTAAATCTGCCGAATTTATAATGAGTAATTCTGATGTTGCTAAATGTCCTAAAAGCATGCTACCGGAATATGCCTTTATAGGTAGAAGTAATGTTGGTAAATCATCGCTTATTAATATGTTAACCAGTCGAAAAAGTTTAGCAAAAACGTCTGGCAGACCCGGAAAAACACAACTAATAAACCACTTTTTAATTAATAAAAACTGGCATTTGGTAGATTTACCGGGCTATGGATATGCACGTGTCTCTAAAAGTTCTAAAAAAATATTTCAAAAATTTATAACGCAGTATTTTGGTTTGAGAGAGCAACTTGTTACTGCTTTTGTTTTAGTGGATATTAGACATAATCCTCAGCCTATAGATCTCGAATTTATGCAGTGGCTGGGAGAAAACGGCATCCCGTTTTCTATTATTTTTACTAAAGCAGATAAGCTAAAACCAAAAGCGATCGATAATCATGTAGAAGCCTATAAAGCTATTCTTTTAGAAACCTGGGAAGACATGCCTAATTATTTTATTACCTCTTCATCGAAAAGCATTGGCAAAAAAGACATTTTAGAATACATCCATGAATTAAACATAAACATGGATTTAAATTAA
- a CDS encoding alpha/beta fold hydrolase, giving the protein MMYRLKKEKEYSYIEAGEGTPIVVLHGLMGGLSNFNAVSDFFSTKGYKIIIPELPVYTMSLLKTNVKSFAKYLHDFIEFKGFNEVILLGNSLGGHIGLYHTKLYPEKVKALIITGSSGLYESAMGGGYTKRSDYEVIKKKAQDVFYDPEVATKEIVDEVYETVNDRNKLIKTLAIAKSAIRHNMAKDLPNMKIPTCIIWGKNDTVTPPEVAEEFNELLPDSDLFWIDKCGHAAMMEHPDEFNTILDEWLNKKGF; this is encoded by the coding sequence ATGATGTATCGTTTAAAAAAGGAAAAAGAATACAGCTATATTGAAGCTGGAGAAGGCACACCAATTGTGGTGTTACACGGCCTTATGGGGGGGCTAAGTAATTTCAATGCTGTCTCAGATTTTTTTAGCACAAAAGGCTATAAAATCATTATTCCGGAATTACCCGTATACACCATGTCTTTGCTAAAAACCAATGTAAAAAGCTTTGCTAAGTATCTACATGATTTTATCGAATTTAAAGGGTTTAATGAAGTCATTTTACTAGGAAATTCCCTTGGTGGCCACATAGGCTTATACCATACTAAACTTTATCCTGAAAAAGTAAAAGCTCTTATTATTACTGGAAGTTCGGGACTTTACGAAAGCGCTATGGGCGGTGGCTACACGAAACGAAGTGATTATGAAGTTATTAAAAAGAAGGCGCAAGATGTTTTTTATGACCCTGAAGTAGCTACTAAAGAAATTGTTGATGAGGTTTACGAAACTGTAAACGATCGTAATAAACTTATAAAAACACTGGCCATTGCAAAGAGTGCCATAAGGCACAATATGGCTAAAGACTTACCCAATATGAAAATACCAACCTGTATTATTTGGGGCAAGAATGATACTGTAACACCTCCGGAAGTTGCTGAAGAATTTAACGAATTGCTACCAGATTCTGATCTATTTTGGATAGATAAGTGTGGACATGCCGCTATGATGGAACATCCTGATGAATTCAATACCATCCTTGACGAGTGGCTAAACAAAAAAGGTTTTTAA
- the mraZ gene encoding division/cell wall cluster transcriptional repressor MraZ has translation MDLITGTYDCKVDAKGRLMMPAALKKQLSSILPDGFVLRRSVFQKCLELYPMGEWQILMQKMNKLNKFKKKNNDFIRRFTAGAKMVEVDVNGRLLIPKDLTVFASISKNIVVASAINIIEIWDKDLYEQAIDDAAIDFADLAEEVMGQDDDDHGIS, from the coding sequence TTGGACTTAATAACAGGGACATACGATTGCAAAGTAGATGCTAAGGGAAGATTGATGATGCCTGCTGCTTTAAAAAAGCAGTTGTCTTCTATTTTGCCTGATGGTTTTGTGTTGCGTCGCTCTGTGTTTCAAAAGTGCTTGGAGTTGTATCCAATGGGTGAGTGGCAAATTTTAATGCAAAAAATGAATAAGCTTAATAAGTTTAAAAAGAAAAACAATGATTTTATTCGCAGGTTTACTGCGGGGGCAAAAATGGTTGAAGTTGATGTTAATGGACGTTTGTTGATTCCAAAAGACTTAACGGTGTTTGCTAGTATTTCGAAAAACATAGTCGTGGCCTCGGCTATAAATATTATCGAAATTTGGGATAAAGATTTATATGAGCAAGCTATTGATGATGCGGCAATTGATTTCGCCGATTTAGCTGAAGAAGTAATGGGACAAGACGACGACGACCATGGAATATCATAA
- the rsmH gene encoding 16S rRNA (cytosine(1402)-N(4))-methyltransferase RsmH: MEYHNPVLLKETVDGLNIKADGVYVDVTFGGGGHSKEILSRLGEKGKLFAFDQDEDALENDIEDARFTLIHENFRYIKRFLRFHGVKQVDGILADFGVSSHQFDVAERGFSTRFEADLDMRMNQQNELSAFHVVNKYEEAQLKQVFLQYGELRAAPAMARLIVEHRNTAPIITSEQLKSVLRKFLPPRHENKVLAQIYQAIRIEVNQEIEVLKEFLEQTPEVLFKGGRLSFISYHSLEDRLVKRFIRNGMFEGEPERDMFGNFEVPLKKVNGLIVPSKEEVSINSRARSAKLRIAEKL; this comes from the coding sequence ATGGAATATCATAACCCTGTACTGTTAAAAGAAACCGTTGACGGTTTAAATATTAAAGCTGATGGCGTGTATGTGGATGTGACATTTGGAGGAGGTGGTCATAGTAAAGAAATATTAAGTAGACTTGGTGAAAAGGGTAAGTTGTTTGCTTTTGATCAGGATGAAGATGCTCTTGAAAATGACATTGAAGATGCTCGATTTACATTGATTCATGAGAATTTTAGATATATAAAACGGTTTTTGCGCTTTCATGGTGTAAAACAAGTTGATGGGATTTTGGCGGACTTTGGGGTGTCTTCGCATCAGTTTGATGTCGCAGAACGAGGGTTTTCTACACGTTTTGAAGCAGATTTGGATATGCGGATGAATCAGCAAAATGAACTATCTGCTTTTCATGTGGTAAATAAATATGAAGAAGCGCAATTAAAACAGGTGTTTTTGCAATATGGAGAATTGCGTGCAGCGCCGGCTATGGCAAGATTAATTGTTGAACATAGAAATACAGCCCCTATAATAACGAGTGAGCAGTTAAAAAGTGTATTGAGGAAGTTTTTGCCACCACGACATGAAAATAAAGTGTTGGCTCAAATTTATCAAGCGATTCGGATAGAGGTGAATCAGGAGATTGAGGTTTTAAAAGAGTTTTTAGAGCAGACGCCGGAAGTTTTGTTTAAAGGAGGGAGGCTAAGTTTTATATCCTATCACTCACTGGAAGATAGATTGGTGAAACGTTTTATTAGAAATGGCATGTTTGAGGGAGAGCCTGAACGAGATATGTTTGGGAATTTTGAAGTGCCATTAAAAAAAGTGAATGGTTTGATTGTTCCTTCTAAAGAAGAGGTAAGTATTAATAGCAGAGCTAGAAGTGCAAAGTTGCGGATTGCAGAAAAACTTTGA
- a CDS encoding FtsL-like putative cell division protein translates to MKKNIYNILKGTFLVSDDSFKNWRFILFISVLAIIMIASSHSADKKVYEIGRLKNEVKEMRSAFVDGRSKLMRLKMESAVINKMKEKGLSPSVIPPKKIKVKSRK, encoded by the coding sequence ATGAAAAAAAATATCTATAACATATTAAAAGGGACTTTCTTAGTTAGTGATGACTCTTTTAAAAATTGGAGGTTCATCCTTTTTATTTCTGTTTTGGCAATTATAATGATTGCTAGTTCTCATAGTGCTGATAAAAAAGTATATGAAATTGGCCGATTAAAAAATGAAGTCAAGGAAATGCGTTCTGCTTTTGTGGATGGGCGTTCCAAACTTATGAGGCTTAAAATGGAGTCGGCAGTTATTAATAAAATGAAAGAAAAAGGCTTGTCACCCTCGGTGATTCCGCCTAAAAAGATAAAAGTTAAATCTCGAAAATAA